The Gadus chalcogrammus isolate NIFS_2021 chromosome 10, NIFS_Gcha_1.0, whole genome shotgun sequence genome contains a region encoding:
- the higd2a gene encoding HIG1 domain family member 2A, mitochondrial translates to MAAASTPAVVNSPITQQSGGMPFDFSKPPVIEGFTPVSRRKDETFKEKLLRKTKENPFVPIGCLGTAGALAYGLRAFHQGKTRQSQMLMRGRIFAQGFTVFAIIFGVVATQLKPKQ, encoded by the exons ATGGCTGCTGCGTCTACTCCCGCGGTCGTCAATTCACCAATAACACAGCAATCGGGGGGAATGCCGTTTGATTTTTCCAAGCCTCCGGTTATTGAAGGGTTTACACCAGTGTCGAGGCGAAAGGACGAGACGTTCAAGGAAAAACTGCTccgaaaaacaaaagaaaatccaTTCGTCCCCATAG GTTGTCTTGGAACAGCCGGAGCCCTAGCGTATGGACTCCGTGCTTTTCATCAAGGCAAAACCAGGCAGTCCCAGATGTTGATGAGAGGGCGAATCTTTGCTCAAGGCTTTACTGTATTTGCCATAATATTTGGAGTTGTTGCAACTCAGCTGAAACCCAAGCAATGA
- the cltb gene encoding clathrin light chain B isoform X2: MADNGVHTTEEDPAAAFLAQQENEIAVIENDDDGFGALEGTDGEQPPQEPLYDGFGEEPAIVNGDMFPESNGPTDSYAAIAQVDQLRQEPESLRKWREEQKDRLEELDSASKTAEAEWKEKAKKELEEWHVHQNEQMEKNKANNRASEEALMAESDGGDTGALGTEWERVARLCDFNPKTNKQAKDVSRMRSVLISLKQTPLVR, translated from the exons ATGGCTGACAACGGAGTGCACACCACCGAGGAGGACCCTGCCGCCGCTTTCCTGGCTCAGCAGGAGAACGAAATCGCGGTGATCGAGAATGACGACGATGGGTTCGGAGCCCTGGAAGGAACCGACGGCGAGCAGCCTCCCCAGGAGCCCCTCTACG ACGGTTTTGGAGAGGAACCTGCCATAGTCAACGGGGATATGTTCCCG GAGTCCAATGGCCCAACTGACAGCTATGCAGCCATCGCTCAGGTCGATCAGCTGAGGCAGGAGCCGGAAAGCCTACGCAAGTGGAGGGAGGAACAGAAGGACCGCCTCGAAGAGCTCG ACTCAGCCTCCAAGACGGCTGAGGCGGAGTGGAAGGAGAAGGCcaagaaggagctggaggagtgGCACGTGCACCAGAATGAGCAGATGGAGAAGAACAAGGCGAACAACAG AGCCTCAGAGGAGGCTCTGATGGCGGAGAGTGACGGAGGAGACACCGGAGCCCTAGGGACCGAGTGGGAGCGGGTGGCCCGCCTCTGTGACTTCAACCCCAAGACCAACAAGCAGGCGAAGGACGTGTCTCGAATGCGCTCGGTCCTCATCTCCCTCAAACAGACGCCACTCGTTCGCTAG
- the cltb gene encoding clathrin light chain B isoform X1 has translation MADNGVHTTEEDPAAAFLAQQENEIAVIENDDDGFGALEGTDGEQPPQEPLYDGFGEEPAIVNGDMFPESNGPTDSYAAIAQVDQLRQEPESLRKWREEQKDRLEELDSASKTAEAEWKEKAKKELEEWHVHQNEQMEKNKANNRLCPSLARASEEALMAESDGGDTGALGTEWERVARLCDFNPKTNKQAKDVSRMRSVLISLKQTPLVR, from the exons ATGGCTGACAACGGAGTGCACACCACCGAGGAGGACCCTGCCGCCGCTTTCCTGGCTCAGCAGGAGAACGAAATCGCGGTGATCGAGAATGACGACGATGGGTTCGGAGCCCTGGAAGGAACCGACGGCGAGCAGCCTCCCCAGGAGCCCCTCTACG ACGGTTTTGGAGAGGAACCTGCCATAGTCAACGGGGATATGTTCCCG GAGTCCAATGGCCCAACTGACAGCTATGCAGCCATCGCTCAGGTCGATCAGCTGAGGCAGGAGCCGGAAAGCCTACGCAAGTGGAGGGAGGAACAGAAGGACCGCCTCGAAGAGCTCG ACTCAGCCTCCAAGACGGCTGAGGCGGAGTGGAAGGAGAAGGCcaagaaggagctggaggagtgGCACGTGCACCAGAATGAGCAGATGGAGAAGAACAAGGCGAACAACAG ACTCTGCCCAAGTCTTGCACG AGCCTCAGAGGAGGCTCTGATGGCGGAGAGTGACGGAGGAGACACCGGAGCCCTAGGGACCGAGTGGGAGCGGGTGGCCCGCCTCTGTGACTTCAACCCCAAGACCAACAAGCAGGCGAAGGACGTGTCTCGAATGCGCTCGGTCCTCATCTCCCTCAAACAGACGCCACTCGTTCGCTAG